The following coding sequences lie in one Metallumcola ferriviriculae genomic window:
- a CDS encoding N-6 DNA methylase, whose amino-acid sequence MSTLNIKRDEKKGKIWSHVRSKWLIETPEERVRQEYLLVLVNDYGFSLDQIAEEIDLTGRGSASARADFAIWRTARDKSQDNSLFIIVECKSDNVTIKQQDYHQGENYARICDAPFFVTHNSRETKYWRVKKDKVPGYIEEIENIPAADATDSEIEELLSKLRVFKEKEFADLLHKCHNIIRNREKKDPAAAFDEIAKVLFVKVYVERQLLTRQSKENLFTVKVLNAQIAENPLDNLFQETKQAFSSDKIFEDDESINLKPATGEEIVRQLEKYNLSDTSEDVKGVAFERFLGRTFRGEIGQFFTPRSIVEFMVHMVDPQEGDVVCDPASGSGGFLIRVFEIVREKILADVDREYNAFKTALMNEKLSEENRAKKLKTKFTEIQNVIDQRCEGSRLWKLANRCIYGTDANDRMARTSKMNMIMHGDGHGGVHHHDGFLNVNGIFEGRFDIILTNPPFGANVEPTDKVLEVDTYVNPEVEKRYLREYGDLYSQAQARVKAALNKPIARLFNLPKSDKAKIKTELLFIERCLDLLKPGGRLGIVLPEGVFNNPSLAYVREFTEDRAFIRAIVSLPQETFISSGANVKCSLLFLQKFTEEEQQRFEDIYSKAKADVEARYADEHAAETRRLKTAMEQSRLEKDIGQRKAMQKEFSDYLKEIEVQKAAEARKLLKERFNYYIFMYEAEKVGISATGEEDQNELYPNPNQPQNVEKTCLELYREFLADPKAFAGGDD is encoded by the coding sequence GTCATGTGCGTAGTAAATGGCTGATAGAAACGCCTGAAGAGAGGGTCCGTCAAGAGTATCTACTTGTACTTGTAAATGATTATGGTTTTTCACTTGATCAAATTGCTGAAGAAATTGACCTTACCGGTCGAGGTAGTGCTAGCGCCCGCGCTGATTTTGCAATCTGGCGTACAGCCAGAGACAAGAGTCAAGACAATTCTCTCTTCATTATCGTAGAATGCAAATCGGATAATGTCACTATCAAGCAACAAGATTATCACCAGGGTGAAAACTATGCGCGTATTTGTGATGCCCCATTTTTCGTTACTCATAATTCCCGCGAAACCAAGTATTGGAGAGTAAAAAAAGATAAGGTACCGGGATATATTGAAGAAATAGAGAACATACCGGCCGCTGATGCTACGGATAGCGAGATTGAGGAATTACTCTCCAAACTTCGTGTTTTCAAAGAGAAGGAGTTCGCCGACTTATTACACAAATGCCATAACATCATCCGAAACCGGGAAAAGAAGGACCCAGCTGCGGCTTTCGATGAAATTGCCAAGGTTTTGTTCGTTAAAGTATACGTTGAACGGCAACTGCTTACACGACAAAGTAAAGAAAATCTTTTTACCGTCAAAGTGCTTAATGCACAAATCGCCGAAAATCCCCTTGATAATCTATTTCAGGAGACTAAGCAAGCTTTCTCCAGTGATAAGATTTTTGAGGATGACGAGAGCATCAACTTAAAACCAGCAACTGGTGAAGAGATCGTCCGTCAGCTCGAAAAGTACAATCTTTCTGATACTAGTGAAGATGTAAAAGGTGTTGCTTTTGAACGTTTCCTCGGGCGTACTTTTAGGGGTGAGATCGGTCAATTTTTCACACCACGTTCTATTGTTGAATTTATGGTACACATGGTTGACCCTCAAGAGGGGGATGTTGTTTGTGACCCGGCTAGCGGTTCTGGGGGATTTCTAATTCGGGTATTTGAAATTGTGAGGGAAAAGATTTTGGCTGACGTAGACCGCGAGTATAATGCCTTCAAGACCGCACTAATGAACGAAAAATTATCTGAGGAAAATAGGGCTAAAAAACTGAAGACTAAGTTCACTGAAATTCAAAACGTCATTGATCAGCGCTGTGAAGGATCACGTCTGTGGAAATTAGCGAATCGCTGTATCTACGGTACAGACGCCAATGATCGCATGGCACGTACTAGCAAGATGAACATGATTATGCATGGTGATGGTCATGGTGGAGTACATCACCATGACGGCTTTCTCAATGTTAACGGTATTTTCGAGGGCCGGTTTGATATTATCCTCACTAATCCCCCCTTCGGTGCGAATGTCGAACCTACCGATAAGGTGTTAGAAGTAGATACTTATGTAAATCCAGAGGTTGAAAAGCGATATTTGCGTGAATATGGCGACCTCTACTCCCAAGCCCAAGCGAGGGTGAAGGCAGCTCTTAACAAACCAATTGCTAGACTCTTTAACCTCCCCAAAAGCGATAAAGCTAAAATAAAAACTGAGTTGCTCTTCATAGAGCGTTGTCTAGACTTACTAAAACCTGGTGGTCGACTTGGTATAGTTTTACCAGAAGGGGTATTTAACAATCCTTCACTTGCCTATGTACGTGAGTTCACCGAGGACCGTGCTTTTATCCGTGCAATAGTCAGTTTGCCACAGGAGACCTTTATCAGCTCTGGTGCTAATGTTAAATGCTCGCTTTTATTTCTACAAAAGTTTACCGAGGAGGAACAGCAACGTTTTGAGGATATCTACTCAAAGGCAAAGGCAGATGTCGAAGCGCGATATGCCGATGAGCATGCCGCAGAAACAAGGCGATTGAAAACGGCCATGGAACAGTCAAGGTTGGAAAAGGATATTGGCCAACGTAAGGCTATGCAAAAAGAATTTAGCGATTACCTAAAGGAGATAGAGGTACAGAAGGCTGCTGAAGCCCGGAAATTGCTAAAAGAGCGCTTTAACTACTATATTTTTATGTACGAGGCCGAAAAAGTTGGCATTTCCGCTACTGGTGAAGAGGACCAAAACGAACTCTATCCTAACCCAAATCAACCGCAAAATGTAGAAAAAACCTGTCTGGAGTTGTATAGAGAGTTTTTGGCAGATCCCAAGGCTTTTGCTGGAGGGGATGACTGA